A window from Corynebacterium singulare encodes these proteins:
- a CDS encoding CNNM domain-containing protein: protein MTDTWWFNLIITLLIIAASGFFVIVEFSLMGARRNRLEETAESSSASRAGLRSLNELTIMLAGAQLGITAATFVLGAVTKPWVHHLLMAPLEALGLPLGIADVISFLLALFIVTFLHLVIGEMAPKSWAIAHPETALQLIAVPARGFIWLFRPLLIWINSMANKLVRMTGEEPVDRAGAAGYDAETLRHLVEHSRLTGTLDDDSANQITGVIELEASTAAQLAREHGSEILPLSSDSTVAELHDLVVRKSIMRVLVYPRASRIPRIVHVRDTLLADPETPVLDFSRPALAVSSSSTVQKTLDQMRARNEQLVMVGKPTKDKTVWILTWDDIMGQLWPQITEQLDQAAPAAKNPGV, encoded by the coding sequence ATGACTGACACGTGGTGGTTCAACCTCATCATTACCCTGCTCATCATCGCGGCCTCCGGGTTCTTCGTGATCGTCGAGTTCTCCCTCATGGGCGCTCGCCGCAACCGCTTGGAGGAGACCGCGGAATCTTCTTCCGCCTCGCGCGCGGGCCTGCGCTCCCTCAACGAGCTGACCATCATGCTCGCCGGCGCCCAGCTGGGCATCACCGCAGCCACATTCGTCCTCGGTGCGGTGACCAAGCCGTGGGTCCATCACCTGCTTATGGCCCCGTTGGAGGCACTCGGCCTGCCGCTGGGCATTGCTGATGTCATCTCCTTCCTCCTCGCCCTTTTCATCGTGACCTTCCTGCACTTGGTCATCGGTGAGATGGCGCCGAAGTCCTGGGCCATTGCCCACCCGGAGACGGCCCTGCAGCTCATCGCTGTGCCCGCCCGCGGTTTCATCTGGCTCTTCCGCCCGTTGCTCATCTGGATCAACTCCATGGCGAACAAGCTGGTTCGCATGACCGGTGAGGAGCCCGTGGACCGCGCCGGTGCCGCCGGCTATGACGCGGAAACCCTGCGCCACTTAGTGGAGCACTCGCGCCTGACGGGCACGCTTGATGATGACTCCGCGAACCAAATCACCGGCGTCATCGAGCTGGAGGCCTCCACCGCGGCTCAGCTCGCCCGCGAGCACGGCTCTGAGATTCTGCCGCTGTCCTCCGATTCCACCGTGGCCGAGCTACATGACCTGGTGGTGCGCAAGTCCATCATGCGCGTGCTGGTCTATCCACGCGCCTCACGCATCCCGCGCATCGTGCACGTGCGTGACACCCTGCTCGCGGATCCGGAGACCCCGGTGCTGGACTTTTCCCGCCCCGCACTGGCGGTCAGCTCCTCCTCCACCGTGCAGAAGACTCTGGATCAGATGCGTGCACGCAATGAACAGCTCGTTATGGTGGGCAAGCCCACCAAGGACAAGACGGTGTGGATTCTGACCTGGGACGACATTATGGGCCAGCTGTGGCCGCAGATTACGGAGCAGCTGGATCAAGCCGCCCCGGCCGCGAAGAATCCAGGGGTCTAA